The following proteins are co-located in the Haliotis asinina isolate JCU_RB_2024 chromosome 13, JCU_Hal_asi_v2, whole genome shotgun sequence genome:
- the LOC137259224 gene encoding acidic leucine-rich nuclear phosphoprotein 32 family member E-like isoform X2 has translation MKIDKRLELEMRGKKPDQVVELNLDNCRINCDDELEVLTSNFTALESLSMINSNISSLEQFPELPSLRKLELSDNRISGGLEKLKGCAKLSQLSLSGNKIKDFSDLEALKSLKNLKSLDLFNCEVTNHEEYRVKVFEILEQITYLDGFDREDNEAEEEDDDIDDGDVDEDEDDDDDDDDDEECEDEDGVEEEDDDEDDEFDAEGDDDDEVVEEGVEVEDEDDDDDDDDEEEEEEEDQQVRGQKRKHEDEEEEA, from the exons GTGGTGGAGCTGAATCTCGACAACTGCAGAATAAATTGTGACGATGAACTTGAGGTGTTGACGTCCAACTTCACAGCCTTAGAATCCCTCAGCATGATCAACTCGAACATAAGTTCCCTAGAACAATTTCCAGAGTTGCCTAGCCTCAGAAAG CTTGAACTGAGTGACAACAGAATATCAGGAGGTTTAGAAAAACTTAAAGGTTGCGCAAAACTCTCACAGCTCAGTTTAAGCGGAAACAAAATCAAAGATTTTTCTGATTTGGAAGCCTTG aaaagtttaaaaaatttGAAAAGTTTGGATCTTTTCAATTGCGAAGTAACAAATCATGAAGAATACAGAGTGAAAGTCTTTGAAATTCTGGAACAGATCACATATCTGGACGGCTTTGATCGGGAAGACAATGAAGCTGAAGAGGAAGACGACGATA TTGATGATGGTGACGTAGATGAAGACGAGGATGATGACG atgacgatgatgacgacgaggAATGTGAGGATGAGGATGGTGTGGAAGAG gaagatgatgatgaagacgacGAATTTGATGCagagggtgatgatgatgatgaagttgTCGAGGAAGGAGTAGAAGTAGAGGATGaggatgacgatgacgatg atgatgatgaggaggaagaagaagaggaagatcAACAAGTTCGCGGTCAGAAACGAAAACACGAAGACGAGGAAGAGGAGGCGTag
- the LOC137259224 gene encoding acidic leucine-rich nuclear phosphoprotein 32 family member E-like isoform X1 yields the protein MKIDKRLELEMRGKKPDQVVELNLDNCRINCDDELEVLTSNFTALESLSMINSNISSLEQFPELPSLRKLELSDNRISGGLEKLKGCAKLSQLSLSGNKIKDFSDLEALKSLKNLKSLDLFNCEVTNHEEYRVKVFEILEQITYLDGFDREDNEAEEEDDDIDDGDVDEDEDDDDDDDDDEECEDEDGVEEVGLDYLTKENLDEDDDEDDEFDAEGDDDDEVVEEGVEVEDEDDDDDDDDEEEEEEEDQQVRGQKRKHEDEEEEA from the exons GTGGTGGAGCTGAATCTCGACAACTGCAGAATAAATTGTGACGATGAACTTGAGGTGTTGACGTCCAACTTCACAGCCTTAGAATCCCTCAGCATGATCAACTCGAACATAAGTTCCCTAGAACAATTTCCAGAGTTGCCTAGCCTCAGAAAG CTTGAACTGAGTGACAACAGAATATCAGGAGGTTTAGAAAAACTTAAAGGTTGCGCAAAACTCTCACAGCTCAGTTTAAGCGGAAACAAAATCAAAGATTTTTCTGATTTGGAAGCCTTG aaaagtttaaaaaatttGAAAAGTTTGGATCTTTTCAATTGCGAAGTAACAAATCATGAAGAATACAGAGTGAAAGTCTTTGAAATTCTGGAACAGATCACATATCTGGACGGCTTTGATCGGGAAGACAATGAAGCTGAAGAGGAAGACGACGATA TTGATGATGGTGACGTAGATGAAGACGAGGATGATGACG atgacgatgatgacgacgaggAATGTGAGGATGAGGATGGTGTGGAAGAGGTTGGTCTAGATTACTTGACCAAGGAGAACCTTGAC gaagatgatgatgaagacgacGAATTTGATGCagagggtgatgatgatgatgaagttgTCGAGGAAGGAGTAGAAGTAGAGGATGaggatgacgatgacgatg atgatgatgaggaggaagaagaagaggaagatcAACAAGTTCGCGGTCAGAAACGAAAACACGAAGACGAGGAAGAGGAGGCGTag
- the LOC137259224 gene encoding acidic leucine-rich nuclear phosphoprotein 32 family member E-like isoform X3 — protein sequence MINSNISSLEQFPELPSLRKLELSDNRISGGLEKLKGCAKLSQLSLSGNKIKDFSDLEALKSLKNLKSLDLFNCEVTNHEEYRVKVFEILEQITYLDGFDREDNEAEEEDDDIDDGDVDEDEDDDDDDDDDEECEDEDGVEEVGLDYLTKENLDEDDDEDDEFDAEGDDDDEVVEEGVEVEDEDDDDDDDDEEEEEEEDQQVRGQKRKHEDEEEEA from the exons ATGATCAACTCGAACATAAGTTCCCTAGAACAATTTCCAGAGTTGCCTAGCCTCAGAAAG CTTGAACTGAGTGACAACAGAATATCAGGAGGTTTAGAAAAACTTAAAGGTTGCGCAAAACTCTCACAGCTCAGTTTAAGCGGAAACAAAATCAAAGATTTTTCTGATTTGGAAGCCTTG aaaagtttaaaaaatttGAAAAGTTTGGATCTTTTCAATTGCGAAGTAACAAATCATGAAGAATACAGAGTGAAAGTCTTTGAAATTCTGGAACAGATCACATATCTGGACGGCTTTGATCGGGAAGACAATGAAGCTGAAGAGGAAGACGACGATA TTGATGATGGTGACGTAGATGAAGACGAGGATGATGACG atgacgatgatgacgacgaggAATGTGAGGATGAGGATGGTGTGGAAGAGGTTGGTCTAGATTACTTGACCAAGGAGAACCTTGAC gaagatgatgatgaagacgacGAATTTGATGCagagggtgatgatgatgatgaagttgTCGAGGAAGGAGTAGAAGTAGAGGATGaggatgacgatgacgatg atgatgatgaggaggaagaagaagaggaagatcAACAAGTTCGCGGTCAGAAACGAAAACACGAAGACGAGGAAGAGGAGGCGTag
- the LOC137259224 gene encoding acidic leucine-rich nuclear phosphoprotein 32 family member E-like isoform X4: MINSNISSLEQFPELPSLRKLELSDNRISGGLEKLKGCAKLSQLSLSGNKIKDFSDLEALKSLKNLKSLDLFNCEVTNHEEYRVKVFEILEQITYLDGFDREDNEAEEEDDDIDDGDVDEDEDDDDDDDDDEECEDEDGVEEEDDDEDDEFDAEGDDDDEVVEEGVEVEDEDDDDDDDDEEEEEEEDQQVRGQKRKHEDEEEEA, encoded by the exons ATGATCAACTCGAACATAAGTTCCCTAGAACAATTTCCAGAGTTGCCTAGCCTCAGAAAG CTTGAACTGAGTGACAACAGAATATCAGGAGGTTTAGAAAAACTTAAAGGTTGCGCAAAACTCTCACAGCTCAGTTTAAGCGGAAACAAAATCAAAGATTTTTCTGATTTGGAAGCCTTG aaaagtttaaaaaatttGAAAAGTTTGGATCTTTTCAATTGCGAAGTAACAAATCATGAAGAATACAGAGTGAAAGTCTTTGAAATTCTGGAACAGATCACATATCTGGACGGCTTTGATCGGGAAGACAATGAAGCTGAAGAGGAAGACGACGATA TTGATGATGGTGACGTAGATGAAGACGAGGATGATGACG atgacgatgatgacgacgaggAATGTGAGGATGAGGATGGTGTGGAAGAG gaagatgatgatgaagacgacGAATTTGATGCagagggtgatgatgatgatgaagttgTCGAGGAAGGAGTAGAAGTAGAGGATGaggatgacgatgacgatg atgatgatgaggaggaagaagaagaggaagatcAACAAGTTCGCGGTCAGAAACGAAAACACGAAGACGAGGAAGAGGAGGCGTag